A single region of the Anabaena sphaerica FACHB-251 genome encodes:
- a CDS encoding DNA polymerase III subunit gamma/tau has product MSYEPLHHKYRPKSFAELVGQEAIATTLTNAISSSKIAPAYLFTGPRGTGKTSSARILAKSLNCLKSDKPTAEPCGVCDICQGITKGYSLDVIEIDAASNTGVDNIRELIEKAQFAPVQCRYKVYVIDECHMLSTAAFNALLKTLEEPPKHVVFVLATTDPQRVLPTIISRCQRFDFRRIQLEAMVKHLGAIASKENISIALDALTLVAQIAQGGLRDAESLLDQLALFPGEVSPDQVWDLVGSVSEKDLLALLDAIAQDNSEVVLDATRQILDRGREPLTILQNFAAFYRDLLIAKTAPNRQDLVACTQQTWTTLVNFGHRLDITTILRGQQHLRTAELQLKNTTQPRLWLEVTLLGLLPSANIQPQAPSVPQAVNTPAVSPLPYPAASSPPQAYSQPNYNSPVSPPPAAYNNQQNHNLTPNTVSPPPAAYNNQQNHNSTPNTVSAPTPEPVYTPPPPETTPTAPVQEVVAGSQYDLTQIWQQVLANLQPPSRREMLRQMSQLLDFDGAFARIAIKQAWYEKGKSDLPIITTAFHQTFQREIQVNLEKATSSTSTTARRNPPPQDSTRVPQPPTTPIYHQPVPAPAPQPVSQQPAPVPQPTQPPPKIEPIVTNTDPVQNFAPPPSQAPISPRPISQAPVSTWDNDEVAKAAKSLADFFSGEIIRLTDDTFDLSDTGVSLDVEIYETDYDYE; this is encoded by the coding sequence ATGTCTTACGAACCCCTACACCACAAGTATCGCCCCAAGAGTTTTGCTGAACTAGTGGGACAAGAGGCGATCGCTACTACTCTTACTAATGCAATTAGCTCCTCAAAAATCGCCCCTGCCTATTTGTTTACTGGCCCCAGAGGTACGGGTAAAACTTCTAGCGCCCGGATTTTGGCTAAATCTTTAAATTGTCTTAAAAGTGACAAGCCAACCGCTGAACCTTGTGGCGTTTGCGATATTTGTCAAGGCATTACTAAAGGCTATTCCCTGGATGTGATTGAAATTGACGCTGCTAGTAATACTGGTGTTGATAACATCCGCGAATTGATCGAAAAAGCACAGTTTGCCCCGGTGCAGTGTCGGTATAAGGTTTATGTGATAGATGAATGTCATATGCTCAGTACCGCTGCGTTTAATGCGTTACTGAAAACATTAGAAGAACCACCGAAGCACGTTGTTTTTGTCCTAGCCACAACCGACCCCCAGCGAGTATTACCAACAATTATTTCTCGCTGTCAAAGATTTGATTTTAGACGCATTCAGTTAGAAGCGATGGTCAAACATTTAGGTGCGATCGCCTCTAAAGAAAACATCAGTATTGCGCTGGATGCCCTCACCTTGGTAGCACAAATTGCACAGGGAGGATTGCGAGATGCGGAAAGTTTACTTGATCAACTAGCTTTATTTCCTGGGGAAGTCTCACCCGATCAAGTGTGGGATTTGGTGGGTTCAGTAAGTGAAAAAGATTTGTTGGCTTTATTAGATGCGATCGCTCAAGATAATTCCGAAGTAGTATTAGATGCTACCCGGCAAATCCTAGATCGGGGACGGGAACCCCTGACAATTCTCCAAAATTTTGCCGCCTTCTACCGAGATTTACTCATTGCCAAAACAGCCCCAAACCGTCAAGATTTAGTTGCTTGTACTCAACAAACCTGGACAACATTAGTTAACTTTGGCCACAGGTTAGATATCACTACTATTCTGCGCGGACAGCAACATTTAAGAACAGCAGAACTCCAACTAAAAAACACCACTCAGCCGCGTTTGTGGCTAGAAGTCACATTACTCGGCTTATTACCCAGTGCAAATATTCAGCCACAAGCGCCTAGTGTCCCGCAAGCAGTCAATACACCTGCGGTATCTCCACTTCCTTACCCAGCAGCATCTTCACCCCCACAGGCTTATAGCCAACCAAATTACAATTCTCCAGTATCACCACCTCCAGCAGCTTATAATAACCAACAAAATCATAATTTAACGCCCAATACAGTATCACCACCTCCAGCAGCTTATAATAACCAACAAAATCATAATTCAACGCCTAATACAGTATCTGCACCTACCCCAGAACCTGTTTATACTCCTCCGCCACCAGAGACAACACCTACAGCACCCGTACAGGAAGTTGTGGCAGGATCACAGTATGACTTAACTCAGATTTGGCAACAGGTACTTGCTAATCTTCAACCACCATCAAGGAGGGAAATGCTACGTCAAATGAGCCAACTTCTGGATTTTGATGGCGCTTTTGCTCGTATTGCTATTAAACAGGCATGGTATGAGAAGGGCAAATCTGATCTGCCGATAATTACAACTGCTTTTCACCAAACTTTTCAGCGTGAAATCCAAGTAAATTTGGAAAAAGCAACTTCATCAACTTCTACCACAGCCAGAAGAAATCCTCCCCCACAGGATTCTACTCGTGTTCCGCAACCACCGACGACACCCATTTATCACCAGCCAGTTCCAGCACCAGCACCACAACCAGTATCACAACAGCCAGCACCAGTACCACAACCCACCCAACCACCACCAAAAATTGAGCCTATAGTCACCAACACAGACCCAGTACAAAACTTTGCACCTCCACCAAGTCAAGCACCTATATCACCAAGACCTATATCACAAGCACCTGTATCAACTTGGGATAATGATGAAGTAGCAAAGGCAGCTAAAAGTTTGGCAGATTTTTTCTCTGGGGAAATTATTCGCCTCACAGATGATACTTTTGACTTATCTGATACTGGGGTTTCACTAGATGTTGAGATATATGAAACAGATTATGACTATGAGTGA